One genomic region from Chloroflexota bacterium encodes:
- a CDS encoding alcohol dehydrogenase catalytic domain-containing protein: protein MRAVVFDGVLAVRDVPRPVPGDGEALVRVRLAGICNTDIEITRGYADFCGILGHEFVGTAETGSLAGRRVVGEINFACGHCAMCMQGRRSHCLSRRVLGIRHADGAMAEWLSIPAENLHAVPDEVTDRQAVFTEPLAAALEVLEGAHVRPSERVLVLGDGKLGQLAARVVALTGGDVTLVGRHTTKLALAASCGIGTCTEADADRLTGADLVVDCTGSAAGFQLAARLVRAQGRIVLKSTFHGEQSVALTPIAVNEVTVIGSRCGPFAAALRLLSRRLVDVESLISDTMPLSAGIAAFDRAQSSGVLKILLAVDA from the coding sequence ATGCGTGCTGTCGTGTTTGACGGAGTACTCGCCGTGCGCGATGTGCCGCGACCGGTACCCGGCGACGGCGAAGCGCTCGTGCGCGTGCGGCTGGCGGGTATCTGCAACACGGATATCGAGATCACGCGCGGCTACGCCGATTTTTGCGGCATCCTGGGACATGAATTCGTCGGCACGGCCGAAACCGGTTCGCTGGCGGGTCGCCGGGTCGTGGGCGAGATCAACTTCGCCTGCGGGCACTGTGCGATGTGCATGCAGGGGCGGCGTTCCCATTGCTTGAGCCGCCGCGTGCTGGGTATCCGGCACGCCGACGGTGCGATGGCCGAATGGTTGAGCATACCCGCCGAGAACCTGCACGCCGTGCCGGACGAGGTCACGGATCGGCAGGCCGTGTTCACGGAGCCGCTGGCCGCCGCGCTGGAGGTGCTCGAGGGCGCGCACGTGCGCCCCAGTGAACGCGTGCTGGTGCTGGGCGACGGCAAGCTCGGTCAACTCGCGGCGCGGGTCGTGGCGCTAACCGGCGGCGATGTGACGCTGGTTGGCCGGCACACAACGAAACTGGCGCTGGCCGCGTCGTGCGGTATAGGAACGTGCACGGAGGCAGACGCCGATCGGCTGACCGGCGCCGACCTGGTCGTAGACTGCACGGGCAGCGCGGCAGGCTTCCAGTTGGCGGCGCGGCTGGTCCGCGCGCAGGGTCGCATCGTGCTGAAGAGCACGTTCCATGGAGAGCAGTCCGTGGCGCTGACGCCAATTGCGGTCAACGAGGTTACGGTCATCGGCTCGCGCTGCGGACCGTTTGCCGCCGCACTGCGCCTGCTCAGCCGCCGGCTGGTCGATGTCGAGTCGCTCATCTCCGACACCATGCCGTTGAGCGCGGGAATCGCGGCCTTCGACCGCGCTCAGTCGAGCGGCGTGCTCAAGATACTGCTTGCCGTGGATGCGTAG
- the secF gene encoding protein translocase subunit SecF, translating into MIDIVSKRYWFFAVSLLVILPGLYSLATAGLKLSIAFTSGSLLELRVNSVTNQTLAVADVRRIAGERISSDAVIQIGGADTIIIRSKPMKQDDKVALVVDLEAMYGKTTELSFETVGAEVSQEVTGAAVNAVILASLAILAWITVAFYRVPKPYRYGVAAIIAMLHDVAVVIGMASILGQLFNFEIDALFLTALLTVIGFSVHDTIVVFDRIRENVVRHRGMAYESIVNHSIVQTLDRSINTTLTVLLTLFALWLFGGITIRNFVLTLLLGIFSGSYSSIFNAAQILVAWESGEVGRFFRRLRGQATA; encoded by the coding sequence ATGATTGACATTGTATCCAAACGATACTGGTTCTTCGCCGTATCGCTGCTCGTCATCCTGCCGGGGCTGTACTCGCTGGCAACGGCCGGGCTGAAGCTGTCCATCGCGTTCACCAGCGGATCGCTGCTGGAGCTGCGAGTGAACAGCGTGACCAACCAGACGCTCGCAGTCGCCGATGTGCGCCGGATTGCCGGCGAGCGAATCAGCAGCGACGCGGTCATCCAGATCGGCGGCGCCGACACTATCATCATCCGCAGCAAGCCGATGAAACAGGACGATAAGGTTGCGCTCGTCGTTGATCTCGAGGCCATGTATGGCAAAACCACCGAATTGAGCTTCGAAACCGTCGGGGCGGAGGTCAGCCAGGAAGTCACGGGCGCCGCAGTCAATGCCGTCATACTGGCGTCGCTGGCGATCCTGGCGTGGATTACCGTGGCTTTCTACCGGGTGCCCAAGCCTTATCGCTACGGCGTGGCAGCCATTATCGCGATGCTGCACGACGTGGCGGTTGTGATCGGCATGGCCTCCATCCTGGGGCAGTTGTTCAACTTCGAGATCGATGCGCTCTTCCTGACCGCTCTGCTGACGGTCATCGGCTTCTCCGTGCACGATACCATCGTCGTGTTCGACCGCATTCGCGAGAACGTCGTGCGCCATCGCGGCATGGCGTATGAGTCGATCGTCAATCACAGCATCGTGCAGACGCTGGACCGTTCGATCAACACCACGCTGACCGTCCTGCTGACCCTGTTTGCGCTCTGGCTTTTCGGCGGCATCACCATTCGCAACTTCGTGCTGACCCTGCTGCTCGGCATCTTCAGCGGCTCGTATTCCTCGATCTTCAACGCCGCGCAGATCCTGGTGGCGTGGGAAAGCGGCGAGGTGGGGCGCTTCTTCCGCCGCCTGCGCGGACAAGCGACCGCCTAG
- the secD gene encoding protein translocase subunit SecD, translating into MNQRSPRALIAVLLLAAAALWVDLDFSHGEWYKSLLFWRPAESRDLKVVLGLDLQGGQEVLLQPDPGPGQIIKSDDIVAAIVVITKRINALGVAEALIQKVGLDRIAVQLPGVKDPDQAIKTFGQTGLLEFIDTGEVSVPEGTLVTTTGFSGSADSGTPAASATSAPTTPATRAPTLSPTGAATTPLSGTTGVTATASVTPSAPLSPTLPLTQTPALGPYRTIMTGIHIESAQVGFDQTTNEPIVQFTLKSDGARIFADYTSKNVGRYLTIVLDKRVISSPRIQSAILQGSGQISGNFTRDSAESLSVQIRYGALPVPLKILSSRTVGPTLGQDSINKSLLAGLIGIGAVVIFMLLYYRLPGLLANLALILYGGLVFAIFKLLPVTLTLAGIAGFVLSIGMAVDANVLIFERMKEELRAGRSLRSAMRAGFERAWLSIRDSNISSLITCAILFWFGSNFGASIVAGFALTLAIGILVSLFTAIFVTRTLMNFVIDSELVKNLWWYGVGSSNEPGA; encoded by the coding sequence ATGAACCAACGCAGTCCCAGGGCGCTCATTGCCGTGCTATTGCTGGCGGCTGCGGCCCTCTGGGTTGACCTCGATTTCAGCCACGGCGAATGGTACAAGAGCCTGCTATTCTGGCGCCCGGCCGAAAGCCGGGACCTGAAGGTGGTGCTCGGCCTCGATCTGCAGGGCGGCCAGGAAGTGCTGCTGCAACCGGATCCCGGTCCCGGCCAGATCATCAAGAGCGATGACATCGTGGCGGCGATCGTCGTCATCACAAAGCGCATCAACGCACTTGGCGTGGCCGAGGCGCTGATCCAGAAAGTGGGTCTCGACCGGATTGCGGTTCAACTACCCGGCGTGAAGGACCCCGATCAGGCGATCAAGACCTTTGGACAGACCGGCTTGCTGGAGTTCATCGACACCGGCGAAGTGTCGGTGCCGGAAGGCACGCTGGTCACGACGACCGGGTTCTCCGGCTCGGCGGACAGCGGCACACCGGCCGCATCAGCGACGAGCGCGCCGACGACACCGGCCACGCGCGCGCCAACGCTTTCGCCTACCGGTGCCGCGACAACTCCGCTGTCCGGCACAACCGGCGTAACTGCCACGGCGTCGGTCACGCCATCGGCGCCGCTCAGCCCAACGCTTCCGCTGACGCAGACGCCAGCCCTCGGCCCCTACCGCACGATCATGACTGGCATCCACATTGAATCCGCTCAGGTCGGTTTTGACCAGACGACCAACGAGCCGATCGTGCAGTTCACGCTCAAATCAGACGGCGCGCGCATCTTCGCCGACTACACGTCGAAGAACGTTGGCCGTTATCTGACCATCGTGCTGGACAAGCGCGTCATCTCGTCGCCGCGCATCCAGTCGGCCATCCTGCAGGGTTCCGGCCAGATTTCCGGCAACTTCACGCGCGACTCGGCGGAGTCTCTCTCCGTCCAGATTCGCTACGGCGCGCTGCCAGTCCCGCTCAAGATACTGTCGAGCCGCACGGTCGGGCCGACGCTGGGCCAGGACAGTATCAACAAAAGCCTGCTCGCCGGACTGATCGGCATCGGCGCGGTTGTAATCTTCATGCTGCTGTACTACCGCCTACCAGGATTGCTGGCCAATTTGGCGCTCATCCTGTACGGCGGACTGGTGTTCGCCATCTTCAAACTGCTGCCCGTGACGCTGACGCTGGCGGGTATTGCCGGCTTCGTGTTGTCGATCGGCATGGCCGTAGACGCGAACGTGCTCATCTTCGAGCGCATGAAAGAGGAGTTGCGCGCCGGCCGTTCGCTGCGCTCCGCGATGCGGGCCGGCTTCGAGCGCGCATGGCTCTCCATCCGCGACTCGAACATCTCCAGCCTGATCACCTGCGCCATCCTGTTCTGGTTCGGCTCCAACTTCGGCGCGAGCATCGTGGCCGGGTTTGCGCTGACGCTGGCGATCGGCATCCTGGTCTCGCTGTTCACGGCCATCTTCGTCACGCGCACGCTGATGAACTTCGTGATCGACAGCGAGCTGGTCAAGAACCTGTGGTGGTACGGCGTTGGCAGCAGCAACGAGCCGGGCGCCTAA
- a CDS encoding arginase family protein: protein MNIAIVTLPWQLGSREVGHGRGTEAILGAGLAAQLQAKGHQVGDATRAELSADEARLYGAWLKAGLANGHLADGIATQRKAGQFVVALESDCTGAVGALGGIRRSGVKRIGMIWIDAHADFNTTETSLSGMLGGMPVAIAAGLCLERLRKQSGLDEPIRPSDVIMVGLRDVDPLEMDLLKAHGVEMVDADPDAVRSTVARLSQRVDAIYVHTDWDVLDPKYIPTAGLPVPNGPSLTDLARIVSVAAADPKAVMVGFAAFNADRDPDGTVARNLASVVSDSL, encoded by the coding sequence ATGAATATCGCAATCGTTACGCTGCCGTGGCAGCTCGGCTCGCGAGAAGTCGGGCACGGGCGCGGGACGGAAGCCATTCTTGGCGCCGGCCTGGCCGCGCAACTGCAAGCCAAAGGCCATCAGGTCGGCGATGCCACGCGCGCCGAGCTGTCGGCGGACGAAGCGCGTCTGTACGGCGCCTGGCTGAAGGCCGGTCTGGCCAACGGCCACCTGGCCGACGGCATCGCCACGCAGCGCAAGGCGGGACAGTTCGTCGTCGCGCTCGAATCCGACTGCACGGGGGCCGTTGGCGCGCTGGGGGGCATCCGGCGCAGCGGCGTGAAGCGGATCGGCATGATCTGGATTGATGCGCATGCCGACTTCAATACGACCGAGACGTCGCTCAGCGGCATGCTGGGCGGCATGCCGGTCGCCATTGCGGCCGGCCTGTGCCTGGAGCGACTGCGCAAGCAGTCGGGACTGGACGAGCCGATCCGGCCTTCCGACGTAATCATGGTCGGGCTGCGCGATGTCGACCCGCTGGAGATGGACCTGCTCAAGGCGCACGGGGTTGAGATGGTGGACGCCGACCCGGACGCCGTGCGGAGCACCGTCGCGCGGCTGTCGCAGCGCGTGGATGCCATCTACGTCCACACCGACTGGGACGTGCTGGATCCGAAATACATTCCGACGGCCGGGCTGCCCGTGCCAAACGGCCCGAGCCTGACCGATCTGGCGCGCATCGTCAGCGTGGCCGCCGCCGATCCCAAGGCCGTCATGGTCGGCTTTGCCGCCTTCAACGCCGACCGGGACCCGGACGGCACCGTTGCGCGCAACCTGGCGAGCGTAGTGTCCGACTCGTTGTAA
- a CDS encoding metallophosphoesterase: MMLPTPRRRFASRAFWYALSTFTHAIGRLWRNPTQYEPVVEHVDVPIAGLPGAFDGLKIAHMSDFHAGPHVYAETLRRAAERTLSLGADLIALTGDFVHRSIKYMPACADALGILRAPLGVHVVLGNHDYWSDVRVVARQLRRVGLHPMHNEARQLRHGDHALYVIGVDDVRFRRADLSRALDGVPDGAFKVMLVHEPDFADFAAPGIALQLSGHSHGGQIRLPRIGALLLPSLGRKYPAGLQQTAHGMWVYTTRGVGVAMPPLRYHCPPEISLLTLRQSGG, encoded by the coding sequence ATGATGCTACCCACTCCGCGCCGCCGCTTCGCCAGCCGCGCATTCTGGTATGCGCTGAGCACATTCACACACGCCATCGGCCGCCTCTGGCGCAACCCGACACAGTATGAGCCGGTCGTCGAGCATGTGGATGTGCCGATCGCCGGGCTGCCAGGCGCATTCGACGGGCTTAAGATCGCCCACATGAGCGACTTTCACGCCGGCCCGCATGTCTACGCCGAGACGCTGCGCCGTGCGGCCGAGCGGACGCTGAGTTTGGGCGCCGACCTGATCGCGCTGACCGGCGATTTCGTCCACCGGTCGATCAAGTATATGCCGGCCTGTGCCGACGCGCTCGGCATCTTGCGCGCGCCGCTCGGCGTGCACGTCGTGCTGGGTAATCATGACTACTGGAGCGACGTGCGAGTTGTGGCGCGGCAACTCCGCCGCGTCGGCCTGCATCCGATGCACAACGAAGCGCGCCAGTTAAGGCACGGCGACCATGCGCTTTACGTCATCGGCGTGGATGACGTGCGCTTTCGTCGTGCGGACTTGTCGCGGGCGTTGGACGGTGTGCCCGATGGCGCGTTCAAGGTCATGCTCGTGCACGAACCGGATTTCGCCGACTTTGCCGCGCCGGGCATCGCGCTCCAGTTGTCCGGTCATTCGCACGGCGGTCAGATCCGGCTGCCGCGCATCGGCGCGTTGTTGCTGCCTTCGCTGGGCCGCAAATACCCGGCCGGCCTGCAGCAGACCGCGCACGGCATGTGGGTCTACACCACGCGCGGCGTCGGCGTGGCCATGCCCCCGCTCCGCTACCACTGCCCGCCGGAAATCAGCCTGCTCACACTGCGCCAGTCCGGCGGCTAG
- the uvrB gene encoding excinuclease ABC subunit UvrB has product MSEFKVISDFQPTGDQPPAIQKLTDGIRQGFRHQTLLGATGTGKTFVMAKLIEAIQRPTLIIAHNKTLAAQLYSEFREFFPQNAVEYFVSYYDYYQPEAYVPQHDLYIEKDASINDEIDRLRLAATSSLFSRRDVVIVASVSCIYGLGSPEDYGKVVLSLKRGEVRRRDNVLRHLVEVHYERNDLQLSRGKFRVRGDTLEIQPAYEELAYRVEFWGDEVERIVEIDPLTGELIVEKAQIDIYPAKHFITPQEKLAQAIQAIEAELDERLKELKSAGKLLEAQRLEQRTKYDVEMMREVGYCSGIENYSRHLSQRAPGSAGWTLLDYFPDDFLTIIDESHMSVPQIHGMYNGDRARKEVLVDYGFRLPSAMDNRPLKFEEFERRVYQTVYVSATPGPYELKQSQQVIEQIIRPTGLIDPEVIIRPIKGQVDDLVGEARVRISRHERVLVTTLTKKMAEDLADYLAELGIKVHYLHSEIQTFERVEILRDLRLGTYDVVVGINLLREGLDLPEVSLVAILDADKEGFLRSESSLIQTMGRAARHANGQVIMYADKVTDSMKRAIDEVTRRRVKQVAYNEAHHITPQSIVKAVHDLTERVKTVAEAKPTYGTRPEIPRDEAARLIKELEKQMKTAAQNLEFEKAALLRDQIIDLRKLNEDDKLPEWERLRKQAREFELAEAKRTQTR; this is encoded by the coding sequence ATGAGCGAATTCAAAGTCATATCCGATTTCCAGCCAACCGGCGACCAGCCGCCGGCCATACAAAAGTTGACCGACGGCATACGCCAGGGCTTCCGGCACCAGACGCTGCTGGGCGCCACCGGCACCGGCAAGACCTTCGTGATGGCGAAGCTGATCGAGGCGATTCAGCGGCCGACGCTCATTATTGCCCACAATAAGACGCTGGCGGCGCAATTGTACTCGGAGTTCCGCGAGTTTTTTCCGCAAAACGCCGTCGAGTATTTTGTATCGTACTACGACTACTACCAGCCCGAAGCCTACGTCCCGCAGCACGACCTCTATATTGAGAAGGACGCCAGCATCAACGACGAGATCGACCGGCTGCGCCTGGCGGCCACATCGTCGCTGTTTTCACGTCGCGATGTCGTGATTGTTGCGTCCGTGTCATGCATCTACGGTCTCGGCTCGCCGGAGGACTACGGCAAGGTCGTCCTGTCGCTCAAGCGCGGCGAGGTGCGCCGCCGCGACAACGTGTTGCGCCACCTGGTCGAGGTGCACTACGAGCGCAACGACCTGCAGTTGTCGCGTGGCAAGTTCCGTGTGCGCGGCGACACCCTGGAAATTCAGCCCGCCTACGAAGAACTGGCATACCGTGTCGAGTTCTGGGGCGACGAGGTCGAGCGCATCGTCGAGATCGACCCGCTGACCGGCGAGCTCATCGTCGAGAAGGCGCAGATCGACATCTACCCCGCCAAGCACTTCATCACGCCGCAGGAAAAACTCGCCCAGGCGATCCAGGCGATCGAGGCTGAACTGGACGAGCGGCTCAAGGAGCTCAAATCAGCCGGCAAACTGCTGGAGGCCCAGCGTCTTGAACAACGCACGAAGTACGACGTCGAGATGATGCGCGAGGTCGGCTACTGTTCCGGTATTGAGAACTACTCGCGGCATCTGTCGCAGCGCGCACCGGGCAGCGCCGGCTGGACTCTGCTCGACTACTTCCCGGATGACTTTCTGACGATCATCGACGAAAGCCACATGAGCGTACCGCAGATCCATGGCATGTACAACGGCGACCGCGCCCGCAAGGAAGTGCTGGTGGATTACGGCTTCCGGCTGCCGTCCGCAATGGACAACCGCCCGCTCAAGTTCGAGGAGTTCGAGCGCAGGGTATATCAGACCGTCTACGTGTCGGCCACGCCCGGCCCCTACGAGCTCAAACAATCGCAGCAGGTGATCGAACAGATCATCCGCCCGACCGGCCTGATCGATCCGGAAGTGATCATCCGGCCGATCAAGGGACAGGTCGACGATCTGGTCGGCGAGGCGCGCGTACGCATCAGCCGGCACGAGCGCGTGCTGGTCACAACGCTGACCAAGAAGATGGCCGAAGATCTGGCTGACTACCTGGCCGAGCTCGGTATCAAGGTCCACTACCTGCACTCCGAGATACAGACATTCGAACGTGTCGAGATTCTGCGCGATCTGCGTCTTGGCACGTACGACGTCGTGGTCGGTATCAATCTGCTGCGCGAAGGACTCGACCTGCCGGAGGTCTCGTTAGTGGCCATCCTCGATGCCGACAAGGAGGGCTTCCTGCGCAGCGAGAGCTCGTTGATCCAGACGATGGGTCGCGCGGCGCGGCACGCCAACGGACAGGTCATCATGTATGCCGACAAGGTGACCGACTCGATGAAGCGCGCGATTGACGAGGTGACGCGTCGCCGTGTGAAGCAGGTCGCTTATAATGAGGCGCACCATATCACGCCACAGAGCATCGTCAAAGCGGTCCACGACCTGACGGAGCGGGTCAAAACGGTTGCGGAAGCCAAGCCAACATACGGCACGCGCCCCGAGATACCGCGCGACGAAGCCGCCCGGCTCATCAAGGAGTTGGAAAAGCAGATGAAGACGGCCGCGCAGAACCTCGAATTCGAGAAGGCGGCGCTGCTGCGCGACCAGATCATCGATCTGCGCAAACTGAACGAGGACGACAAGCTGCCGGAATGGGAGCGCCTCCGCAAGCAGGCACGCGAATTCGAGCTGGCCGAGGCGAAGCGCACGCAAACGCGATGA